TATCAGTGCAGAAGGGTTTACTTTCAGAAATGTACAAATGTTTTACCTCGAGGCAGGAAAGCTGGGCCTGAAGGAGTTTTGGTTTTTACCCAGATGTCTGCAGCCTGCACCGCTGTCACCTGAACGTGAAACAAGACCACTGAGACAAAGAATGATGTGACATGTCCTCATTAACCATGAGGAGGAACACTGAAGATGATGCAGCATATCTCACTGACAGCCGGCCAGTTACGGAGAAGGTTAAATGCCGAAAGATAACACGGAAACCTGCTTTTCCAGGTCATGGGTGTCTTTTGAAAACAAAAGGGGTATATTCATGTTTCCAATGAGACAATGATCTGACAGTAAGAATGGAGCAAAGCCACAGTAAGTTGACATGTTGCCAAGGGGACCAAacctgtcttgtttttgttagATCAGCTCTCTCTCAGGCTGTTAAGATAAATACAGCCGCTGTTCATTCAAATATTGCCTTTGACAAGTGAGAGGTCACAGTCATTGCATGTAACCGGAGTGACAAAATGTCACCCAAAAATGTGCCCGTTACATCAAAGATATCAGCCTGAAGCTGTCCTGTAGACAGACAAAGGCTTTGTTATCTCATTGGCAGTCTGTGCATTGTAAGGCATGTGGATGGgatctgtgtttttcctccttacTGACCAGaagcaaagagcagagagaTTCCTCTGACGCCAGCCTTCATAAACTCTGTGTTGATGCGCATCATGTACGCAGTGGACAGGCTGTCTTCATCGTCTCCATAGCTGATAGTGTGAACCCAGGGCAGGTCAGACATGTTGCTGAGCAAAACCATCCACTGGAGGAAAGGCTCCTGGGACTCGTGACGGCCTGAAGGACAATGGGGAAATGAGAGTGACGGGGCTTAAATGTGTCTGGTCAGAACCAAAAACTTGCTATTTTTAATCTgcttattttacttttcatgaACCCTTACTATTACCTTTATTTTCAGTGTCTAATTATAGCaatgtattttttgttgcttcatgctgtttcacctcctcttgCATGGAGTTAATGGTCTGAATGATTACAGTTATTGTCTGTAGATTCATAATCACCGTTGTTTTAACTGAATAGAAAGGCAGGTACTTCACCACAGTGACAAATGTCAGCCTTTATCATTTCTCCATTTTAAGTTCCCCACACTCACACCACTGAAACCTCACTCTCATACAGACCTGGATTGGTGAAGACCCATGTGGGGATGTTGGCCCCCGTGCTCATGATGTACTCTACATCCAGACTGGCCTCCACACCGGCCTTTCCCTTTCCCTGAGTGCCCACCACCCGGTCCACCTTAGAGAGATGCTTGAAGCTGCGGCCAAATATCATCATGAACTCAGCCAGGTCTGCAGGGCTGTAGTACTGCTCCAAGAACTAAACGAGAAAACAGGCAGCGAGAGTTATGGTGGGATGATAGTGTCTGAGCTGATGTACATATGTCTAACAGCAACACTCTTTATTATGACCTCAGTCTGAGATGGTCACACCTGAGCTACTGCCTGGCTGTTGTTCTTAGCTGTTCCcacatcagctgctgtcaggttGTACCGCTCCCTCAAGATGGCAGGTGTCACTCCCAGGTGCAACCCTGCATTAGACTGCTTTTGCCTCCTGCTGGATGAGGCTTTGCCAAAGTCCTCCTGCCCTTTAGGAGGGAGGCGGTGAAGACCTCcaactgtggaaacacacacacaaatccacccGGCAATGTGAGCACAGATCCTACATACCTACACATACAGCAATCACAGATGACAGCTGAACATTTCACAGCTATAACACCTGATCTCACCAAAGTCCAGGTGCTGGTGAACATCATCATGAACAGAATACGGAGCTGAAGACCTCACCAGAGAATAACCGTCTCTGATGTAACGGTGGAACTTGCTGCCTGGAAGCAGCGTCTCTGCAACccttaaaacacaaaacaaaaacagacacagccTAAATGTCAACAAGTCCACATGCAAACATATGTGAATAAAGGTATAAATGTTTAAGAAACTCATTTGGATTATATGCAAAACTGATATGACTCCAAGTATGTTAAATTCACTCCAGTTGTTAAACTACAACTAGGAAGTGAAACCAGGGgctggggaggggggaggcatttgtttttttaagatctATTAACCTTGGCCTAGATATATGAATTTTAAAAGCCTGCAGTTCGAAGTTGATTTGATTCAACAACTAACCACAGAAAGAGGAACCATCTCACAAGACAGAGTCATGGTTAACATAAAAGAGGCAGCTGTCCTTTTCCTCTTAACATGAGCAAATAAAAATGTCGagcaagcaaaacaaacactgcctAGAAAAGATATGCTTACTCTGCAGTCATGCTGCACTGTAAAAAGTCCCGAGTGCGAACAGTCAGGCAGTTTGTAATCCCATGACTCTGCAGCCAGTGACGCACCACCTTCTGGGTCAGTTCAGACGGGTGCACGAGGGAGGACACCTCCTCCAGGGTGAGGTATTTACCTGcagaggacaaaacacacctctgtcactctgtctgtgCCATAGAAAGAGACCAAAGGTGAGAGATCGTCAGGTGAGACTGTTTTTAACCCCTTTAACAGAGCAGTTCAGTTCACATGCAGTACAGAGCATGCTGCACATTTCGAGGGACAGGAATAGAAAACACTGGACACACAAACCCCTCGGTAtgcatgcagatttttttttagccccTGGATTTTTAGGGCCACTTCAGGACAACCTGGTTATCAGACAGCCCTACCATATTGTGCTGAGTCAGGGTCCGACACTAGTCTTAGTGTTTCCTCCAGCAGGTCGACATTCTGCTGCTTCAGGGCAAACGTCAGCTCCAGGTCCTCTGTGGGGTCGACCCGACCCACATGACTCCAGTCCTCTGGTATCCTGAGGAAAGAGAACAATTCTTCATAATCTTtactggaaaaaacaaaacacttgacaGACAGTACATTGAAACATCACCTTCCCCTCGTAGATCAGTTTTCCAaattttgtgttattgtgtagTGCGGTTCATGAGGTCTTTACATGGTTTTCAAAAAAGGAACATGTCACAGGCTGTGGAAACAAAGCTGAACTGCTCAGTGTGGTTAAATCCACAAAATGTGAGTTCCTTCAAAATGACTCACACACTGATAATAGTGATATTAGTCTTCACTGCATGTTTGCGCTGTCAAGACTGATCTGTGCTTATGAAAAACAGTCAGTGAAGCTTGACTTTGACCAAGGAGAGATCCAATAATTTCAATTTATGAAATGACACAGAGATAAGAGAAAGGCTCTTTAAGTGGATTTGCTCACAGGACATCTTGGTTATATTCCAGATATCCACTCCAGACCACCTGGCTGAACAACAAGGGTACGAAGAAGGTCAGTCTgctggaaggagagaggaaacattAGAGAAGAACATTCACACAGAGGTTCGTACGTACGAACGAACATAGGAAACACGTCCTGACTTGTTTAGTGTTTCCTCAGAGCAAAGCCTCAGCGTGACTTAGCTTAGCAGCTCAAACtaaacgcagacacacacacacacacacacacacacacacacacacatatataaacaaGGCTTTGCTAACTcttctgacaaagacacacgTTGTTATTTCCAGTCGTTTTAACGTTGTGTGAACACCTGCTGTGTTAGCTGGTGGCTATCTAGGTCACCACAAGCaaaaagtaaaactaaaaacaagCCGCGCTACATTACAggacatctttaaaaaaaactgttcaagAGTTTAAGTTATCTGAGAGCTTTCATTCCTGCTTGTCTCATCAAAAATACACAACTACGAACTTGTCCAAAGCACTCACAGTGTATCCATCgcgtcctctgctgctgtgtccgGTGGGCAGGCAGTTAAAGACGCAGCAGTCACGTGACGCGGTTTCACGTGACTGTTATTCAAAAATTCTTCCAGTGCTCGTGCGCGAAGACTTGGagcacattcagcagctacGTTTAATATTTTTTAGGAGCATCTCTATGCCCCGCTTAGCGCGTGTTTTTAGACTCACTGTGAGAGACTCGATCTGTGTGTCCTGTGCGTTTGGCGAAATTGCCAATAAAGTTGACTTTGACTTTAATGTCAGCAGcagccttcctctctctgctatTTTTGGCTTTATCAGGCAGATGTGGGTGAGATGAGTCAGATCAGTGACTCACACTGTATGCGGTGCTGTATGTGTGCGGTCATCATTCTGTTGTCGTCCAGAGCAGATGATCACTGTGGACGAGAAGATGTCCTGCCGGAGCCCCCAAAAGACCCTGGCCCCAGTGTCTGGGAGGGCCACCAACACCTTCAACTCAAATGTTAGAATAATGACCTCATGAGGAAGGTGCACGTGCTCAGAGGTGATCCTCTTTTTTGCAGGTGGGGACACAGATGACAGTTAAATTAATGTGGAGGATGAAGGACAAAGATGCCCCCATTATATTCAATTTTTATCATCTTTCCACCAGCTCAAAAATGCTGTGTCTTCTTATTATAGGATCAGTTGTACATGTCCATAATAACACCTCCATAATTCTGTTTTATAACTGTATTACTTAATGCTATCACTGACATCGATAATACTATAATCTATGAATGAACGATCAATTTTCATGCTCTGCTTGGAGCATGATATCCTGATTTATTGACTTTTTTGTTAATTGTCACCTCTGGTATCATTTaattatattgtttttgtgaaatgctTTGTCAAATTGTGTCTATATTGTATTATTGTCAGTAAGGACATCTTTGAAGACAAGATGGCACATCTCAAGTGGTTATTCCTAATAAATAATtttcataaatgaaaacagagagaaccACTTCTGTTGCACAATGTTTATCTTCCTGACTCTTCTTGgattttcaatttcatttctttaatcTCTACACATCCTTCAAATCAGCCATTTCCATAATCTATAATATAATGTACACAAATAAACCATAATCATGAATTAAAGAATGTTTATTAAAAGAATAGTTACAACTGACTCTTGGAGCGAGGACTTGAAACAAAAACTATATTTACAGGCACATACTGGAAAACAGGAGCACAAGTGTGTTTATGGCAGCATCTTATGCTTTTATCTGTAGAACAATTCCCAACAGTGAATTGATCAGAAAAGGCCACGTTGTTTCgaatcaaaaatgtgtttacatgtttataCCTTCTAGTGCAGGGTATGTCTAAAAGCTTCAAATCCATGACTGTGGCTAATTATCAACCGAAGCCCGTTTGTTTCACGGTGATGAGATTAAATCCTgagtttaaacattaaaaaacataaaaggcTGTTTCATTGTTTACATTTGATGAATTAAGAGTCACATCTCTGCTCAGCTCCACTGATTTGAATTTCTgaataattaagattttttattttattttaaatgacgTGACAGTTCTGATCCAATCAGTCGTTGTCTGAGAAGTAAAAATCCTCTTCCTCCCCGCTTTCAGACAGCGCTGCGTCGTCTCCTGGGAACATCTCCCAAACAACAAAGGTGTCATTTTCTaatgaaaaagggaaaaaacagagTGTGATAAGCAACAAGACTTGTGTTACAAAAGAAATGTGGCAAAACCGGCTTTCAGATTTCAATTACAGCTTTGAAGTGTGTTCAGCTCATTTCTGGAAAATGCAACATAAACTTGGTCAAATTAgtatcattttgttttgtccacaacacAAGAGTGAAGTCACGAGCAGCTCAGGAAACCCTACCTGTGTTGGCACATCTTCTCATTGTTCGTTTAACTGATGGCGTGGGTGTGAAGCGCTGAAAGAAATATagaaggaaattattttttaaacaaaaaaatgaataatcCATGTAGTTTGAGATGACAAGAATCTGATCATTAGTACCTTTGAAGGAGCAGCGGGTTTGCAGACATTAAACTGACGttttttcatcctcctctggaGTTGATAGACGTACTTGTCATCATTGCTCCTTTGAAATCAAGCGAGAGGCGAGTTAACTATTGCATTTCAATCAACTCTTAGGAGCTAGAACGCAGAAGTCGACGGCATTCACCTGTTGGGAGAGCCCATCATGCCGGGAGTGATATGCAGACACTGAGGAGTCTTGACTTCGGGGAAACCCGTCGACATGGGGGTCATGGGCTCCAGGTCTGACAATGTGAAGTCATGCTCGTCACTGGGACACATGGAGGGCATCTGTTCATCAAGAGAGACATGAGGGGAGCAGTTATCACGCACCGCGTAACAGTGTCACAGTCGCCTATTATTATTTCTGCTCAATACAAaagcacagaaagaaacaaacctCAAACCGTTTATTCTGCATGTACGCGGAGCTGAAGACATCATCAACGTCTTCTCTGGGCATGTTCTCCAGGAAGTGACgcacctgctgcttcctcttcaaGGTCCCCGCTCGGGCAGATATCACAGCATGTTCTGTAACTAGTCACACAGGAGAGCTGATCAAAGCTCTGCAGTGAACCATATCCACTCTTTAGCTATGTGGGTAAGAGTAAACTGagtgtctttgggttttggactgtttgttggacaaaacaagacagttaAGGACATCAACTTAAACAACTTAAGACCAGAAGATTTCCTTATCATTCGCTcaattgataatgaaaacaattattAGTTGGAGACCTAAAATCAGGTCTTTAATAACAGTCTACAGGAGGCTcctctctgcttgaggctagcggCTAGCAGGTTCATCAGCCACTATGAGCAAAACAAACCCAAATCTCCAACCCTACAGTCTACAGTCGAGTTGtattatgggtaatgtaggttccaggttttgacaaggacGAAGACCGTTCGAAATAAAATAAGTCAATATCTCTgattctgctgcattgattttgatgcTTTCTGTAAAAAGTCCA
This window of the Chaetodon auriga isolate fChaAug3 chromosome 14, fChaAug3.hap1, whole genome shotgun sequence genome carries:
- the tpp1 gene encoding tripeptidyl-peptidase 1 isoform X1, producing the protein MDTLRLTFFVPLLFSQVVWSGYLEYNQDVLIPEDWSHVGRVDPTEDLELTFALKQQNVDLLEETLRLVSDPDSAQYGKYLTLEEVSSLVHPSELTQKVVRHWLQSHGITNCLTVRTRDFLQCSMTAEVAETLLPGSKFHRYIRDGYSLVRSSAPYSVHDDVHQHLDFVGGLHRLPPKGQEDFGKASSSRRQKQSNAGLHLGVTPAILRERYNLTAADVGTAKNNSQAVAQFLEQYYSPADLAEFMMIFGRSFKHLSKVDRVVGTQGKGKAGVEASLDVEYIMSTGANIPTWVFTNPGRHESQEPFLQWMVLLSNMSDLPWVHTISYGDDEDSLSTAYMMRINTEFMKAGVRGISLLFASGDSGAGCRHLGKNQNSFRPSFPASSPYVTTVGGTSFKNPYEVTYEVTDYISGGGFSNVFKMPDYQVSAVDAYLKTVAETLPPGSYFNTSGRAYPDMAALSDNYWVVINRVPVPWVSGTSASTPVVGGMLSLINDQRLLKGLPALGFLNPRLYKLKGQPLFDVTEGCHLGCLDEQVLGKGFCAAPSWDPVTGWGTPNYPALLAALLAE
- the tpp1 gene encoding tripeptidyl-peptidase 1 isoform X2, giving the protein MDTLLTFFVPLLFSQVVWSGYLEYNQDVLIPEDWSHVGRVDPTEDLELTFALKQQNVDLLEETLRLVSDPDSAQYGKYLTLEEVSSLVHPSELTQKVVRHWLQSHGITNCLTVRTRDFLQCSMTAEVAETLLPGSKFHRYIRDGYSLVRSSAPYSVHDDVHQHLDFVGGLHRLPPKGQEDFGKASSSRRQKQSNAGLHLGVTPAILRERYNLTAADVGTAKNNSQAVAQFLEQYYSPADLAEFMMIFGRSFKHLSKVDRVVGTQGKGKAGVEASLDVEYIMSTGANIPTWVFTNPGRHESQEPFLQWMVLLSNMSDLPWVHTISYGDDEDSLSTAYMMRINTEFMKAGVRGISLLFASGDSGAGCRHLGKNQNSFRPSFPASSPYVTTVGGTSFKNPYEVTYEVTDYISGGGFSNVFKMPDYQVSAVDAYLKTVAETLPPGSYFNTSGRAYPDMAALSDNYWVVINRVPVPWVSGTSASTPVVGGMLSLINDQRLLKGLPALGFLNPRLYKLKGQPLFDVTEGCHLGCLDEQVLGKGFCAAPSWDPVTGWGTPNYPALLAALLAE